Proteins co-encoded in one Synechococcus elongatus PCC 6301 genomic window:
- a CDS encoding metallothionein, whose translation MTSTTLVKCACEPCLCNVDPSKAIDRNGLYYCSEACADGHTGGSKGCGHTSCNCHG comes from the coding sequence ATGACCTCAACAACCTTGGTCAAATGCGCTTGTGAGCCCTGTCTCTGCAACGTCGATCCCAGCAAAGCGATCGATCGCAACGGTCTGTACTACTGCAGCGAAGCCTGTGCCGATGGCCACACCGGTGGTAGCAAAGGCTGCGGCCACACCAGCTGTAACTGCCACGGCTAA
- a CDS encoding TldD/PmbA family protein, protein MPLAIDRLAEQVSESARRLGIAQYDVSGSAVEETSVQVEKGDPKQVKASQRSGVTVRVWNEQGQVGVTSTSESDLPGLELALQTALEASQFGIREHAPDFSPEATVPLEPLEIPNYDIEAVPELIAALAEAEQQLLASHPAIAAVPYNGLARRRSEGFYLNSAGALRSEKGSYASLYLYSKTEQADRKPRSAGAFRMAHRLADLDFSGCVTETAEKTISHLDYRPITSGKYLVCFSPEAFLQLLGAFSNLFNAQSVLDRQSLSTPESLGTAIASPLLNLYDDARHPSNGGATAFDGEGTPTRRLPLIEAGVLKNFLHSAGTAKRLGASPTGHANLGAKVTVSPHFGVVEAAEARSELSLDTAESVILIDDLQALHAGVQSLQGSFSLPFDGWLVNQGDRVSIESATAAGDFRELLRNIVQVDAIAQITPGGISPAVWVEGLSITGE, encoded by the coding sequence ATGCCCCTGGCCATCGATCGCCTTGCCGAACAAGTGAGTGAAAGTGCCCGACGCTTGGGCATTGCTCAATACGATGTCTCTGGTTCTGCCGTCGAAGAGACCAGCGTGCAGGTCGAGAAGGGCGACCCCAAACAGGTCAAAGCCTCCCAGCGATCGGGCGTCACAGTTCGCGTCTGGAATGAGCAAGGACAGGTTGGCGTCACGTCCACCAGTGAGAGCGATCTGCCGGGCTTAGAGCTGGCGCTGCAAACGGCTTTGGAAGCCAGCCAGTTCGGGATTCGTGAGCACGCGCCGGACTTCAGCCCCGAGGCGACTGTACCGCTAGAGCCGCTGGAGATTCCCAACTACGACATCGAAGCGGTGCCCGAGCTGATTGCTGCCTTGGCTGAGGCTGAGCAGCAGTTGCTCGCCAGTCATCCCGCGATTGCGGCAGTGCCCTACAACGGTTTGGCGCGTCGACGCAGTGAGGGTTTCTATCTGAATAGCGCTGGGGCCTTGCGATCGGAGAAAGGCAGCTACGCTTCGCTCTACCTCTACAGCAAGACCGAGCAGGCCGATCGCAAGCCGCGCAGTGCGGGGGCGTTTCGGATGGCGCACCGCTTGGCCGATCTCGATTTCAGTGGCTGCGTTACTGAGACAGCAGAGAAAACGATCAGTCACCTCGACTACCGCCCGATCACTTCAGGGAAATACTTGGTCTGCTTCTCACCAGAAGCGTTTCTACAACTGCTAGGAGCCTTTTCCAACTTGTTCAATGCCCAGAGTGTGCTCGATCGCCAGAGCCTCTCGACGCCAGAATCCTTGGGAACGGCGATCGCCTCGCCGCTGTTGAATCTCTACGACGATGCCCGTCATCCATCTAATGGGGGGGCGACAGCTTTTGACGGTGAAGGGACTCCGACTCGCCGGCTCCCGTTGATTGAAGCCGGTGTACTCAAAAATTTCTTGCATAGTGCGGGGACGGCTAAGCGACTGGGTGCCAGCCCGACCGGTCACGCCAACCTTGGGGCTAAAGTCACCGTTAGCCCCCACTTTGGGGTAGTCGAAGCCGCGGAAGCACGATCGGAACTGAGCCTCGATACGGCCGAGTCTGTGATCTTGATCGATGATCTGCAAGCGCTCCATGCGGGTGTTCAGTCCTTGCAAGGCTCGTTCTCGCTGCCCTTTGATGGCTGGTTGGTCAATCAAGGCGATCGCGTCAGCATCGAATCAGCAACCGCTGCAGGCGATTTTCGGGAACTGTTGCGCAATATCGTCCAAGTCGATGCGATCGCCCAGATCACGCCCGGTGGGATTTCGCCGGCTGTTTGGGTCGAAGGTCTCTCGATCACCGGCGAGTAG
- a CDS encoding DUF4240 domain-containing protein: protein MDLKDFWAIIQDVHDRSDGDMEAKCDRLQTQPASLSAEEAIAFSQHFDALMDRAYDWSLWGAAYLLQGGCSDDAFSVFRASLISRGQAAYETAIANPDAIDITDFDEEAWFFEGFQYAVADGVEAAAGFSPPRLQPHPNQPSGEEWQEEELEQLLPRLTALMEAADSD from the coding sequence ATGGATCTCAAAGATTTCTGGGCCATCATTCAAGACGTGCACGATCGCAGTGATGGCGATATGGAGGCCAAGTGCGATCGCTTGCAAACACAGCCTGCGAGTCTGAGTGCGGAAGAGGCGATCGCTTTTAGTCAGCACTTTGATGCCTTGATGGATCGAGCCTACGATTGGTCGCTTTGGGGCGCAGCCTATTTGCTGCAGGGTGGCTGCAGTGATGATGCATTTAGCGTCTTTCGCGCTTCGTTGATCTCACGGGGGCAAGCAGCCTACGAAACGGCGATCGCCAATCCCGATGCGATCGATATCACGGACTTTGATGAAGAGGCTTGGTTCTTCGAGGGCTTTCAGTATGCCGTGGCGGATGGGGTAGAAGCCGCTGCAGGATTCAGTCCACCGCGATTGCAACCGCATCCCAATCAACCGAGCGGTGAGGAATGGCAAGAAGAGGAACTTGAGCAGTTATTGCCTCGGCTCACAGCATTGATGGAAGCGGCTGATTCAGACTGA
- a CDS encoding calcium-binding protein, which produces MAPFNFSAFTFVKLFSRLFNFNSKPIAQSQTQNLTENAGLFNGQLIASDPNGDPITFLLAPNQVAPAGFTLNSNGSYSFDQDDTSYDSLGLGDTQVIAIDYVVKDSRGAVSQTRTLSINLAGTNDAPTITAGPVVDANSITFTAEDIDSDTLTARVGTTNLMPGTVNNGSPTTSTITALDTALFGELNVFDGTDSVGVGLFVGIGTIGADTLTAIGTNPAVLYGFEGDDRLTGADQDDTILGGDGNDTIIEISGNNLIEGNNNNDSIVGGTDSDRINGGAGADTILGGDGADTIDGGLGNDSIFGDSGNDNIRGFGDSNTILGGSGNDTIEGTIAGSNSIDGGENDDVITEIGFGSTLLGGLGNDSILGFSASTINGGDGSDTINVEFGNNTIDGGMGNDSIEIAINPSFTISGSGNTVSGSNGNDTIIAINGSNLIEGNNDNDSIVGGTDSDTINGGTGADTLTGGLGSDTFSFAATGDGIAATSGENGSVTFGNGFDYITDFESIDSIIVGTDGFTIQSSVGTAFIDGDGNYVIVSVGMISDIFAIAGVLTDTTFESRDPGMGDSFTELLLFKASNAMMGDVITATTTPETLIIGGSALDMLQPYSCC; this is translated from the coding sequence ATGGCACCCTTTAATTTCAGTGCGTTCACTTTCGTCAAGCTCTTTTCACGTCTGTTCAACTTCAACAGCAAGCCGATCGCACAAAGCCAAACACAAAACCTTACTGAAAACGCGGGTCTTTTTAACGGTCAGCTTATCGCCAGTGATCCGAATGGTGATCCAATCACTTTCCTACTTGCCCCTAATCAAGTAGCTCCAGCAGGATTTACTCTCAATTCTAATGGTAGCTATTCCTTTGACCAAGACGATACTAGCTATGACAGCTTAGGTCTTGGTGATACTCAAGTAATTGCAATTGATTATGTTGTTAAAGACTCACGTGGAGCAGTCTCTCAGACGAGGACATTGTCAATTAATCTTGCTGGCACTAATGATGCTCCAACAATTACTGCAGGGCCTGTTGTTGACGCTAACAGCATCACTTTCACTGCAGAGGATATTGATAGTGACACTTTAACCGCACGGGTTGGTACAACTAACCTCATGCCTGGAACGGTTAATAATGGATCGCCAACAACCTCAACGATTACAGCGCTAGATACTGCTCTGTTCGGTGAACTGAACGTCTTTGATGGAACAGACTCTGTTGGTGTCGGTTTGTTTGTAGGAATCGGGACGATCGGTGCTGATACCTTAACTGCTATAGGTACTAATCCTGCAGTGCTCTATGGATTTGAAGGTGACGATAGACTCACTGGCGCTGATCAAGACGATACTATTCTGGGCGGTGATGGGAATGACACTATTATCGAAATCAGCGGAAACAACTTGATTGAAGGTAATAATAATAATGACTCAATTGTAGGCGGTACAGACAGCGATAGAATTAATGGTGGCGCTGGTGCTGACACTATTTTAGGTGGTGATGGTGCTGACACGATCGATGGTGGTCTTGGAAATGACTCAATCTTCGGTGATTCAGGTAACGATAATATTCGAGGTTTTGGTGACAGTAATACTATTTTAGGTGGGAGCGGTAACGATACGATTGAAGGAACGATCGCTGGCAGTAACTCGATCGATGGTGGTGAAAATGATGATGTCATCACAGAGATTGGTTTTGGTAGTACTCTCCTCGGAGGTCTAGGGAATGATTCAATCCTCGGCTTTTCCGCTTCTACCATTAATGGCGGCGATGGCAGTGACACCATTAATGTTGAATTTGGAAATAATACTATTGATGGTGGCATGGGTAATGATTCTATCGAGATTGCCATTAATCCTAGTTTTACTATCTCTGGATCTGGCAACACAGTTAGTGGCAGTAATGGGAATGATACTATTATCGCAATCAACGGAAGTAACTTGATTGAAGGTAATAATGATAATGACTCAATCGTAGGCGGTACAGACAGCGATACGATTAACGGTGGCACTGGCGCTGACACCTTAACTGGTGGGCTTGGATCAGACACTTTTAGCTTTGCGGCAACAGGTGACGGTATCGCAGCGACAAGTGGTGAAAATGGTAGTGTCACCTTCGGGAATGGATTTGATTACATTACTGACTTTGAATCGATCGACTCTATCATTGTAGGAACTGATGGTTTTACGATTCAATCTTCAGTTGGTACTGCATTCATTGATGGTGATGGTAATTATGTGATTGTCAGTGTTGGAATGATCTCAGATATTTTTGCTATTGCTGGAGTCCTAACTGATACTACCTTTGAATCGCGAGATCCAGGAATGGGTGATTCTTTTACTGAACTTCTCCTGTTTAAGGCTTCTAATGCAATGATGGGTGATGTTATTACTGCCACAACAACTCCAGAAACATTAATTATTGGAGGTTCAGCATTAGATATGCTTCAGCCATATAGCTGCTGTTAA
- a CDS encoding molybdopterin molybdotransferase MoeA produces the protein MILSYSAAIELLLAEVAQLPLAIERVPLLETGDRLLAKDLAAPCDLPHWDNSAMDGFALRSQDVAAASPDRPVRLPVVGRVMAGEQPPLLANPTGVACAVMTGAPIPAGFDVIVKVEDVVQEENAIAVSTPIPAGQFIRRQGEDLRQGSPLLAKGQRLTPMALMLAAAVGMGELPVWSKLPVGLISTGTEVVPWSQPTLELGQIRNSSQPFLIEQLQRLGCEVRAIAHVPDDPEQFAAIAQQFWSQGVRLLLTTGAVSMGVADFVPAALERLGCQTIFHKVAIRPGKPLLFAIAPEHQGLVLACPGNPVSTTVTAEFFLKPLLMACRNEVRSPLWLPLAESVRKPEGLQCFWRSRLTPEGKVWVDPQQSSAALKSLVESTHWAILPAGQDFLAAGTPVEVRSL, from the coding sequence ATGATCTTGTCCTATTCGGCAGCGATCGAGTTGCTGTTGGCTGAAGTGGCGCAATTACCGTTGGCAATCGAAAGGGTGCCGCTACTGGAAACGGGCGATCGCCTGTTGGCGAAGGATTTGGCCGCGCCCTGCGACTTACCGCACTGGGACAACTCTGCCATGGATGGCTTTGCCCTGCGCAGTCAGGATGTTGCGGCAGCCAGCCCCGATCGCCCCGTGCGGTTGCCAGTTGTTGGTCGTGTGATGGCAGGTGAGCAACCACCGCTACTTGCAAATCCCACAGGCGTTGCCTGTGCGGTGATGACGGGTGCGCCAATTCCGGCTGGCTTTGATGTGATCGTCAAAGTCGAGGATGTGGTGCAAGAAGAGAATGCGATCGCGGTTTCGACACCGATTCCCGCCGGTCAATTCATTCGAAGGCAGGGCGAAGATCTCCGCCAAGGCTCGCCCCTGCTGGCGAAAGGTCAGCGACTCACGCCGATGGCATTGATGCTGGCCGCTGCTGTGGGGATGGGTGAACTGCCAGTCTGGTCGAAACTGCCTGTGGGCTTGATTTCCACAGGGACTGAGGTGGTGCCTTGGTCGCAACCGACGTTGGAACTTGGGCAGATCCGCAATTCCAGTCAGCCTTTTTTGATTGAGCAGTTGCAGCGACTCGGTTGTGAGGTACGGGCGATCGCTCATGTCCCGGATGACCCCGAACAGTTTGCCGCGATCGCTCAGCAATTTTGGTCGCAAGGCGTGCGCTTATTACTAACCACAGGTGCTGTCTCGATGGGCGTTGCTGACTTTGTGCCCGCTGCCCTGGAACGCTTGGGCTGCCAAACGATTTTTCATAAAGTCGCAATTCGACCCGGAAAGCCGCTGTTGTTTGCGATCGCACCGGAGCACCAAGGCCTCGTCTTGGCTTGTCCGGGCAATCCTGTTTCCACAACCGTCACGGCTGAGTTTTTCCTGAAACCCTTGCTGATGGCCTGCCGCAACGAAGTGCGATCGCCCCTTTGGTTGCCTTTAGCAGAATCTGTCCGCAAACCAGAGGGACTGCAGTGCTTCTGGCGATCGCGGCTGACTCCCGAGGGCAAGGTCTGGGTAGATCCTCAGCAGTCCTCTGCAGCGCTCAAGTCTCTGGTTGAATCAACCCATTGGGCAATTCTGCCGGCTGGTCAGGACTTCCTCGCGGCGGGAACTCCCGTTGAGGTGCGATCGCTGTAG
- the moaCB gene encoding bifunctional molybdenum cofactor biosynthesis protein MoaC/MoaB: MSIRMIDVGDKAVTERTARAEGWIRLAPEVYQRVTQGQLPKGDGFLLAQVAGIQGAKRTADLLPLCHPLPIEGVKIDCQPLADSQTIRVEARVRTTGKTGVEMEALAAVSAALLCHYDLTKMFDATAEIGGIGLLEKTGGKSGHWQRPAIAPDVAPTGALAGVFATVTTVSDRVAADQAEDRSGPLIQNWLTDQAATIATATCVADEPALIQAAIQAAIAQGSALILLTGGTGLGPRDRTPEAIADLGAIPVPGIGEALRQAGRSETVMTWLPRSGGWMLEGSFVIALPGSSRAVSSGLAMLQPLLPHSLAILKGADHGTVKG, from the coding sequence ATGAGCATCCGCATGATCGATGTCGGTGATAAGGCGGTCACGGAACGAACAGCGCGGGCTGAAGGTTGGATTCGCCTTGCCCCCGAGGTCTATCAGCGCGTTACTCAAGGTCAACTCCCCAAGGGCGATGGCTTTTTGCTTGCCCAAGTCGCCGGCATTCAAGGAGCAAAACGCACGGCGGATCTGTTGCCGCTCTGCCATCCTCTGCCGATCGAAGGGGTGAAAATCGACTGCCAGCCCCTAGCGGATAGCCAAACGATTCGGGTCGAGGCGCGAGTCCGCACCACCGGTAAAACTGGCGTGGAGATGGAAGCCCTCGCCGCTGTTTCGGCAGCACTGCTCTGTCACTACGACTTAACTAAGATGTTCGACGCGACTGCTGAGATCGGCGGTATTGGCCTGCTCGAAAAAACGGGTGGCAAGTCGGGTCATTGGCAGCGGCCAGCGATCGCTCCTGATGTAGCCCCAACCGGCGCCTTAGCAGGCGTTTTCGCAACGGTGACCACGGTCAGCGATCGCGTAGCGGCGGATCAAGCGGAAGATCGCTCAGGGCCACTGATCCAAAACTGGTTAACCGATCAAGCAGCAACGATCGCGACTGCAACCTGTGTTGCCGATGAACCGGCTTTGATTCAAGCGGCGATCCAAGCAGCGATTGCTCAAGGATCCGCATTGATTCTTCTGACCGGGGGAACGGGGCTAGGACCGCGCGATCGCACCCCCGAAGCGATCGCCGATCTAGGTGCCATTCCTGTACCTGGCATTGGTGAAGCGCTCCGCCAAGCCGGGCGATCGGAGACGGTAATGACTTGGCTGCCCCGCAGTGGCGGCTGGATGCTTGAGGGCAGTTTCGTGATCGCTTTGCCCGGCAGTTCCCGCGCTGTTAGCAGCGGTTTGGCGATGTTGCAACCCTTGCTGCCCCACAGTTTGGCAATCTTGAAAGGCGCAGATCATGGAACAGTGAAGGGATGA
- the moaD gene encoding molybdopterin synthase sulfur carrier subunit MoaD — protein MTTTITLICFGGLAALSPEGQPMPLELDLPATVADLKVAIARACDLMPDSALAQLLQKSAIGSETRIYIDSDLIPASLSHLALLPPVSGG, from the coding sequence ATGACAACAACGATCACGCTGATCTGTTTTGGAGGGCTGGCAGCACTCAGTCCTGAGGGGCAGCCCATGCCGCTGGAGCTCGACCTACCGGCGACGGTTGCTGACCTTAAAGTGGCGATCGCCCGAGCCTGCGATCTGATGCCAGATTCAGCACTGGCGCAACTGCTGCAAAAGTCAGCGATCGGCAGCGAAACCCGCATCTATATAGATAGCGATTTAATCCCTGCCAGCCTCTCGCACCTGGCCTTGCTGCCCCCCGTGAGTGGAGGTTGA
- a CDS encoding molybdopterin synthase catalytic subunit has translation MPDLLTCDRHQIELSLAPIPLSAAAEFCHDDRYGAFASFVGWVRRVNVGRLVTGITYQSFQPLCRTVQTEICQEAEQVFGQELRIYVQHRLGETRVGDPTVLIGVGAIHRDEACEACRYVIEELKHRAPIWKLEHYEDGDSGWVPGNCLCQERRSRDRRGSTGPE, from the coding sequence ATGCCAGACTTGCTGACCTGCGATCGCCATCAGATTGAACTGAGCCTAGCCCCCATTCCCCTCTCAGCTGCTGCTGAATTTTGTCACGACGATCGCTACGGGGCCTTTGCCAGCTTTGTGGGCTGGGTGCGGCGCGTCAATGTCGGTCGCTTAGTGACGGGCATCACCTATCAAAGTTTTCAGCCGCTCTGCCGCACAGTTCAGACCGAAATTTGCCAAGAGGCTGAGCAGGTGTTCGGCCAAGAACTGCGCATCTACGTCCAACACCGCCTCGGTGAAACTCGTGTTGGTGACCCCACCGTGCTGATCGGCGTCGGTGCCATTCATCGCGATGAAGCCTGTGAAGCCTGCCGCTACGTAATTGAGGAGCTAAAACATCGCGCCCCAATCTGGAAACTCGAACACTATGAAGATGGAGACTCGGGCTGGGTGCCTGGCAACTGTCTCTGCCAAGAGCGGCGATCGCGCGATCGCAGAGGATCCACAGGGCCGGAATGA
- the moaA gene encoding GTP 3',8-cyclase MoaA, whose amino-acid sequence MIVLADHHDRQFRYLRLSLTDVCNFRCGYCLPKGQQLDPQRPALLTLPEIRHLIEGFVALGIEKVRLTGGEPTLRSDLVDIVRAVAAVPGIRRVALTSNGWNLRDRLADLQAAGLTQLNLSLDSLDAARFQAITGSSRFEAVMAALEQAIALRLPILKVNAVLLKTLNYPQLSDFVEFVRDRPISIRFIELMQTLDNHDYFQQEFLSGSVLTEQWLAQGWQPIKRDRTAGPAQEYCHPNYQGKLGIIAPYSPNFCQNCNRLRVTSRGALRLCLFGTGEFDLRPWLQHPDQRSQLLEQVQQTLNFKTAGHQLAEANSGDTRNLATYGG is encoded by the coding sequence ATGATCGTTCTAGCAGACCATCACGATCGGCAATTTCGCTATCTGCGCCTGTCCTTAACAGACGTTTGCAACTTCCGCTGCGGCTACTGCCTGCCCAAGGGGCAACAGCTGGATCCACAACGGCCCGCACTGCTCACCCTCCCAGAAATTCGGCATCTAATTGAAGGGTTTGTGGCGCTGGGGATCGAAAAAGTCCGACTGACGGGCGGTGAACCAACGCTGCGATCGGATCTAGTTGATATCGTGCGTGCCGTGGCGGCTGTACCCGGCATTCGCCGTGTTGCCCTGACCAGCAATGGTTGGAATCTGCGCGATCGCTTGGCCGATCTTCAGGCTGCTGGGCTGACTCAGCTCAATCTCAGTCTCGATAGTTTGGACGCTGCCCGCTTTCAGGCTATTACTGGCAGCAGCCGTTTTGAAGCCGTGATGGCCGCCCTTGAACAAGCGATCGCGCTGCGCTTACCGATCCTCAAGGTCAATGCCGTCCTGCTGAAGACGCTGAATTATCCGCAGCTCTCAGACTTTGTTGAATTTGTGCGCGATCGCCCCATTAGCATCCGTTTCATTGAGCTGATGCAAACCCTCGATAATCACGACTACTTTCAGCAGGAGTTTCTATCAGGCTCTGTCCTCACCGAACAGTGGCTAGCGCAGGGCTGGCAACCAATCAAACGCGATCGCACTGCAGGGCCAGCCCAAGAATATTGCCATCCCAATTACCAAGGGAAATTGGGCATAATCGCCCCCTACAGTCCTAACTTTTGCCAGAACTGCAATCGCCTGCGCGTCACCAGTCGCGGGGCGCTGCGACTCTGCCTGTTTGGCACGGGCGAATTTGACCTCCGCCCTTGGCTCCAACATCCCGATCAGCGATCGCAGCTTCTTGAGCAAGTCCAGCAAACCCTCAACTTCAAAACCGCAGGACACCAACTAGCTGAAGCCAACAGCGGCGATACCCGCAACCTAGCGACCTATGGCGGCTAG